The genomic DNA GATGCGAGTGCGCCCCGtgaggttgatgatggcgagcTGGACATGAACGATCTGACGAGCTGGCTGCGACCTTCGCCGACGGTTCACGTGGGTGAGTGAGACAGTGTTGCATCATCCGTTATCCGCCATTCTTATGCAAGTCTCGAGGACGCTCAAGATGCTCAACGACTTCTTCCCAGACCAAAGCCCAGAAGGGGTCCTCCACCGGGTCCTGCTTCACCTCCCAGAAGAAGCGCCCTTTTTATTGCAAGGAAGGGTAAGGGTCATTAAGTGCGTCTACCTGTCGTCTATCTTACTCGATTCACCCACACTAACCGGGGGCAAACCCAGTGTCTGGCGGCCGATCGAGAACCCTGTCCAGGATTACCCGCTGGCATGCTGCGACTCAACGTcagtcctcgacgaggaccttgTTGAATGTGATCATGTCCGCAGACGATTCAAGGGCTCCAATCTCTACACGCACCACCGCGAAGGGCATAAGTGGTATTATCTCGGCGAGCAGCGTCCGGATGAGGTGCTGCTAATCAAGATGTTCGACTCGGACTCAAGCGTGAGCGCCCAACGTGAGaaaagcccccccccctccccccgacGCCCGAATATTTCAAAAGCTGAAATGATCTTCAGGATGCCCGCATGTCTCGTTCCGTCACCCTCTGGCGCCGCCGGACGCGAAGCCACGGAGGAGTATCGAGGTCCGCGCCCTGGTCTTCGATGACGCTCGCGACGCGGACCAACTCCTAACTCCCGGGGCGTAAGGTCAAGCGCACAGGTCCTAAAAGTCTCAttggttttcttttttgtgCGGCAGACTTTTACATGGGCGGGCGGTTTGTTGTTTAGCTACTGTTTGCGGTGGGGGCCTGGTAAATTGGTGCGACACAGCATCTTACAAGACTGTTAGGAGGTGTCGTGCAGGCCCAAAATTGTATGTGTCAAAAGATACAATAGATGGAAAACATCAATCTCCAGTGGGTAATTGGTCTATCAATTCCTCGGGAAACAACGTGGATACCCGAGCAATGCCCCAATATCTTGGCTTCTCGTCGCACTGCCGTAGTTGAGCAATTTCATCCAAATATTCACCGTACGGGCCATGTTCCACTTTTGACCGGCTGGTGGAAATTACTAAAGTTCCGGACCACCCACCCCATAAGGCGGCCCCGTCCGGCGTCAGTTCAACGGCACGCTAAAAGCTACGGCGCTTTTACACTCCGCTGTAATTGCATGCTGCTGCAGTTAACCACCTCCACAAGCCCCCTCTAGGACGGCATTGATTCCCTTAACAGTCGTCATCGTAGGTTGAGGCTTGACCTCGGAATCCTCACCGCTGTCGTTGTTGTCAGCCTGCAGAGCCTATAACGTTTaccgatgccgaggccggcggccatCTCATCCGCAGTGTTACGCTGAGGCATTTTCTTATCGTATTTTTCGGTACGGCGCAGTGTGGGTGCTGTGCTGACGGTAATGTGCTCGCGTGATTGAAGAAAGAGCACAGCTGTGCTGTTTCGTATTAGGGACACCAAGCACAGTGCAACCCAAAACCCACATTCCAGATTAGCCATGTACCCCCAAGTACCGTTTGCTATCAGCAAGGAATATTTATCTGATTGGGTAGTTGTTAATTTTG from Colletotrichum higginsianum IMI 349063 chromosome 3, whole genome shotgun sequence includes the following:
- a CDS encoding Methyltransferase CmcJ, with translation MQVSRTLKMLNDFFPDQSPEGVLHRVLLHLPEEAPFLLQGRVRVIKCVYLSSILLDSPTLTGGKPSVWRPIENPVQDYPLACCDSTSVLDEDLVECDHVRRRFKGSNLYTHHREGHKWYYLGEQRPDEVLLIKMFDSDSSVSAQRCPHVSFRHPLAPPDAKPRRSIEVRALVFDDARDADQLLTPGA